In Phreatobacter stygius, a genomic segment contains:
- a CDS encoding acyl-CoA dehydrogenase family protein produces MLDTAEHEEVRRSLQKFIASEINPHVDEWEKAGIFPAHELFRKLGALGFLGLNKPVEYGGQGLDYSFALLMAEELGAIRCGGVPMAIGVQTDMATPALARFGSDALRREFLAPSISGDFVACIGVSEPSAGSDVASIKTQARSDGDDYVINGGKMWITNGTQADWICLLANTSDGQVHRNKSLICVPMKTKGVEIARKLDKMGMHSSDTAQIFFDNVRVPKRNRIGEEGKGFTYQMLQFQEERLWGAAASLKANEFLIEATIDYTRQRSAFGQSILDNQVVHFRIAELQTEVELLRSLVYRAAALYLKGDDVTRLATMAKLKAGRLNRELSDALLQYWGGMGFMNETPVSRAYRDGRLASIGAGADEVMLSVLCKMMGTLPGQTNKT; encoded by the coding sequence ATGCTCGATACGGCAGAACACGAAGAGGTCCGGCGCAGCCTGCAGAAATTCATCGCCAGCGAAATCAATCCGCATGTCGATGAATGGGAAAAGGCCGGCATCTTCCCCGCGCACGAGCTGTTCAGGAAGCTCGGCGCGCTCGGTTTTCTCGGCCTCAACAAGCCGGTCGAATATGGCGGCCAGGGCCTGGACTATTCCTTCGCGCTGCTGATGGCCGAGGAGCTCGGCGCGATCCGTTGCGGCGGCGTGCCCATGGCGATCGGCGTGCAGACCGACATGGCGACCCCGGCGCTGGCGCGCTTCGGCTCGGACGCGCTGCGCCGCGAATTCCTGGCGCCCTCGATCAGCGGCGACTTTGTCGCCTGTATCGGCGTCTCCGAGCCGAGCGCCGGTTCCGACGTCGCCTCGATCAAGACCCAGGCCCGCTCCGACGGCGACGACTATGTCATCAATGGCGGCAAGATGTGGATCACCAACGGCACCCAGGCCGACTGGATCTGCCTGCTCGCCAATACCAGCGACGGCCAGGTCCATCGCAACAAGTCGCTGATCTGCGTGCCGATGAAGACCAAAGGCGTCGAAATCGCCCGCAAGCTCGACAAGATGGGCATGCATTCGTCCGATACCGCGCAGATCTTTTTCGACAATGTGCGGGTGCCGAAACGCAACCGCATCGGCGAAGAGGGCAAGGGCTTCACCTATCAGATGCTGCAGTTCCAGGAGGAGCGCCTGTGGGGGGCGGCGGCCAGCCTCAAGGCGAACGAGTTCCTGATCGAGGCGACCATCGACTATACCCGCCAGCGCTCGGCCTTCGGGCAGTCGATCCTGGACAATCAGGTCGTGCATTTCCGCATCGCCGAGCTGCAGACCGAAGTCGAGCTGCTGCGTTCGCTGGTCTATCGTGCCGCAGCGCTCTACCTGAAGGGCGACGATGTCACCCGGCTCGCCACCATGGCCAAGCTGAAGGCCGGCCGGCTCAACCGCGAGCTCAGCGACGCGCTGCTGCAATATTGGGGCGGCATGGGCTTCATGAACGAAACCCCGGTCAGCCGGGCCTATCGCGACGG